Proteins encoded by one window of Actinocorallia herbida:
- a CDS encoding alpha/beta fold hydrolase, with amino-acid sequence MTTFVLVPGMCHGGWCYRELTESLREQGHRVLPVTLTGVGERSHLRHAGVNLETHLQDVTALLEAEQVEDAVLVGHSYGGMVITGAADRAPSRVRSLVYVDAVVPGNGDTMWALVSDRERHWYLDVVDTGDAVRPLPFFDPRATPHPLASLLQPLRTTGDLAHVRRSVYVYAAGWPGPSPFTATYERLRADPSWTVHALDGGHNLMRDAPDALLKAVLDAAPDVR; translated from the coding sequence GTGACCACCTTCGTCCTCGTCCCCGGCATGTGCCACGGCGGATGGTGCTACCGCGAGCTCACCGAGAGCCTGCGCGAGCAGGGGCACCGCGTCCTGCCGGTGACGCTGACCGGCGTCGGCGAGCGGAGCCATCTCCGGCACGCCGGCGTCAACCTGGAGACGCACCTCCAGGACGTGACGGCCCTTCTGGAGGCCGAACAGGTCGAGGACGCGGTGCTCGTCGGGCACAGCTACGGCGGGATGGTCATCACCGGCGCGGCCGACCGCGCGCCGTCCCGGGTGCGCTCACTCGTCTACGTCGACGCGGTCGTGCCCGGGAACGGCGACACCATGTGGGCTCTGGTCTCCGACCGGGAGCGGCACTGGTACCTGGACGTCGTGGACACCGGCGACGCCGTCCGCCCGCTGCCGTTCTTCGATCCGCGAGCCACCCCGCACCCCCTCGCGTCCCTGCTCCAACCGCTGCGCACGACCGGCGACCTCGCGCACGTCCGGCGCAGCGTCTACGTGTACGCGGCCGGCTGGCCCGGCCCGTCGCCCTTCACCGCGACCTACGAGCGGCTGCGCGCCGACCCGTCCTGGACCGTCCACGCCCTCGACGGCGGCCACAACCTCATGCGCGACGCTCCCGACGCCCTCTTGAAGGCCGTGCTGGACGCCGCCCCCGACGTTCGCTGA
- a CDS encoding ABC transporter permease — MSGRLVAALGRALPPLGVFALIIAGWYAVTYGALAEDRRFLLPPPDEVVTEGFLDERVREDILLAGWETLKAALIGLAIAFVLGFLLAVLMAQARWIERSLYPWVVFLQTVPILAIVPVIGFWFGYELTARVVVCVIISIFPLVINPLQGLLGTDRGLHDLLTLARATPLTRLLKLQIPAALPQVFVGLQTAAGLSIVGAVVGDFFFGRGAIGLGLLLSRYSGRLQSAEMLATVFAAAFLGVVVFWVFGALGRGVVGGWSEAWGAGDRAARGS, encoded by the coding sequence ATGAGCGGGCGCCTCGTGGCCGCGCTGGGCCGGGCCCTGCCCCCGCTCGGGGTGTTCGCCCTGATCATCGCCGGCTGGTACGCCGTCACCTACGGGGCGCTGGCCGAGGACCGCAGGTTCCTGCTGCCGCCTCCCGACGAGGTCGTCACCGAAGGGTTCCTCGACGAGCGCGTCCGCGAGGACATCCTGCTGGCGGGCTGGGAGACGCTGAAGGCGGCGCTCATCGGCCTGGCCATCGCGTTCGTCCTCGGCTTCCTGCTCGCGGTGCTCATGGCGCAGGCGCGCTGGATCGAGCGGTCCCTCTACCCGTGGGTGGTGTTCCTGCAGACGGTCCCGATCCTGGCGATCGTGCCGGTCATCGGCTTCTGGTTCGGCTACGAGCTGACGGCCCGGGTCGTCGTCTGCGTCATCATCTCGATCTTCCCGCTGGTCATCAACCCGCTCCAAGGCCTGCTCGGCACCGACCGGGGCCTGCACGACCTGCTCACCCTCGCGCGCGCCACACCCCTGACCCGGCTGCTGAAGCTCCAGATCCCGGCGGCGCTCCCGCAGGTGTTCGTCGGGCTCCAGACGGCGGCGGGGCTGTCGATCGTGGGCGCGGTCGTCGGCGACTTCTTCTTCGGCAGGGGCGCCATCGGGCTCGGGCTACTGCTGTCCCGCTACAGCGGGCGGCTCCAGTCGGCCGAGATGCTGGCGACGGTCTTCGCCGCGGCCTTCCTCGGGGTCGTCGTCTTCTGGGTCTTCGGCGCCCTGGGCCGCGGGGTCGTGGGCGGCTGGTCGGAGGCCTGGGGCGCGGGCGACCGGGCGGCCCGTGGGTCCTGA
- a CDS encoding peptidylprolyl isomerase, which produces MSKVKLSTSLGDIVIRLDAQNAPKTVENFLGYVADGFYDGTIFHRVINGFMVQGGGLEPGLTPKATGAPIENEADNGLKNIAYSVAMARKNEPHSATAQFFINVADNAALDHTSTTPRGWGYAVFGEVVEGRDVVDSLKAVPTGPRGGHGDVPLHDIVIDRAEAID; this is translated from the coding sequence GTGTCCAAGGTCAAGCTGAGCACCAGCCTCGGCGACATCGTCATCCGGCTCGACGCGCAGAACGCGCCGAAGACGGTCGAGAACTTCCTCGGCTACGTCGCCGACGGCTTCTACGACGGGACGATCTTCCACCGCGTCATCAACGGCTTCATGGTGCAGGGCGGCGGTCTGGAGCCCGGCCTGACGCCGAAGGCGACCGGCGCGCCCATCGAGAACGAGGCGGACAACGGGCTCAAGAACATCGCCTACAGCGTCGCCATGGCCCGCAAGAACGAGCCCCACTCGGCCACGGCGCAGTTCTTCATCAACGTGGCCGACAACGCGGCCCTCGACCACACCTCCACCACGCCCCGGGGCTGGGGCTACGCCGTCTTCGGCGAGGTCGTCGAGGGCCGCGACGTGGTCGACTCCCTCAAGGCGGTCCCCACCGGCCCTCGCGGCGGCCACGGCGACGTCCCCCTGCACGACATCGTCATCGACCGCGCCGAAGCCATCGACTAG
- a CDS encoding TetR/AcrR family transcriptional regulator, with translation MPVPKGSTIDPARTRAAILAAATPVLYARGLDGIGVAELCAELGVSKETLYRHFGTKDGLVRAVLERRSDHVVGWLAEAAEAAGDDPAARLGAVFDALGRWYAEPVFRGCAMVNAAAQHHAEDVRALTARHLDRYLALLTDLAVRAGAAAPATLGRQLLMLVEGATVVAAHQGSPGAAADAKAAALALLGAATR, from the coding sequence ATGCCCGTTCCCAAGGGATCCACGATCGACCCGGCCCGCACCCGGGCCGCCATCCTCGCCGCGGCGACGCCCGTGCTCTACGCGCGCGGCCTCGACGGCATCGGCGTCGCGGAGCTGTGCGCCGAGCTCGGCGTGTCCAAGGAGACCCTTTACCGCCACTTCGGGACGAAGGACGGCCTGGTCCGCGCGGTGCTGGAGCGGCGCAGCGACCACGTCGTGGGGTGGCTGGCCGAGGCCGCGGAGGCGGCGGGCGACGATCCGGCGGCCCGGCTCGGCGCGGTGTTCGACGCGCTCGGCCGCTGGTACGCCGAGCCGGTCTTCCGGGGCTGCGCGATGGTGAACGCGGCGGCCCAGCACCACGCCGAGGACGTCCGCGCCCTCACCGCACGGCACCTGGACCGCTATCTCGCGCTGCTCACCGACCTGGCGGTCCGCGCCGGAGCGGCGGCCCCCGCGACGCTGGGCCGCCAGCTCCTCATGCTGGTCGAAGGGGCCACGGTCGTGGCCGCACACCAGGGCTCGCCGGGCGCCGCCGCCGACGCGAAGGCGGCGGCCCTGGCCCTGCTGGGGGCGGCCACCCGCTGA
- a CDS encoding amidohydrolase family protein, with protein MPNARTAADRVPREEVLVRAAWVLTVGPGGEIEDGAVHVRDGRIVEVGGYRELRGRLPGLPVEGDGTGLLIPGLVNTHTHLSEALATGMGSELTLFEWGERIVGPLGSVLTAEDAREGTRLRAVEMLLSGVTTVNDMFVHGNPDDLASVGVVAGLEEASLRGVVSFGAEDAAIPGAPPWADVDRVMAEQDALAQACAAAELVSFRYGIGTLLGQSDALLEAGADVCRDRGWAVHTHLAEVREELVAAAQRWGRRTIPHALALGLFDRPLIAGHGVWVTEADIEILAAHEVAIAHNPVANMILGSGVCPVPRLRSAGISVGIGTDGAASNDGQDMLQAVKAAALLQKVHALDPSVIDAPTVLRMATLDGARALGLDHLVGSLEPGKRADLVLLQDSVCVSVLHDPCGQLVYGASPRAVRSVWVDGRRVVADHACTTVDEAEQIARSRALAARLAQASGLHESGFSRLGST; from the coding sequence TTGCCGAACGCCCGCACCGCCGCCGACCGTGTGCCGCGTGAGGAGGTCCTGGTCCGGGCCGCGTGGGTCCTGACGGTCGGGCCCGGCGGCGAGATCGAAGACGGCGCCGTCCATGTACGCGACGGCCGGATCGTCGAGGTGGGCGGGTACCGGGAGCTGCGCGGGCGGCTGCCCGGCCTGCCGGTCGAGGGCGACGGGACGGGCCTGCTGATCCCCGGCCTGGTCAACACGCACACGCATCTGTCGGAGGCGCTGGCGACCGGGATGGGGTCGGAACTGACGCTGTTCGAGTGGGGCGAGCGGATCGTCGGGCCGCTCGGGTCGGTGCTGACCGCAGAGGACGCCCGCGAGGGCACCCGGCTGCGCGCGGTCGAGATGCTGCTGTCCGGGGTGACGACGGTCAACGACATGTTCGTCCACGGCAATCCCGACGACCTGGCGAGTGTCGGGGTCGTCGCGGGGCTGGAGGAGGCGAGCCTGCGCGGCGTCGTGTCGTTCGGCGCCGAGGACGCCGCGATCCCCGGCGCCCCGCCCTGGGCGGACGTCGACCGGGTCATGGCCGAGCAGGACGCCCTCGCGCAAGCGTGCGCGGCCGCCGAACTCGTCTCCTTCCGGTACGGGATCGGCACCCTGCTCGGGCAGAGCGACGCGCTGCTGGAGGCGGGCGCCGACGTCTGCCGGGACCGCGGCTGGGCCGTGCACACCCACCTGGCCGAGGTGCGCGAGGAACTTGTGGCCGCCGCGCAGCGGTGGGGCCGCCGGACGATCCCGCACGCCCTCGCCCTCGGCCTGTTCGACCGGCCGCTGATCGCCGGGCACGGGGTGTGGGTCACCGAGGCCGACATCGAGATCCTCGCCGCGCACGAGGTCGCGATCGCACACAACCCCGTCGCCAACATGATCCTCGGCTCGGGCGTCTGTCCCGTGCCGCGGCTGCGCTCCGCCGGGATCTCGGTCGGCATCGGCACCGACGGCGCGGCCTCCAACGACGGCCAGGACATGCTCCAGGCCGTCAAGGCCGCGGCGCTCCTGCAGAAGGTCCACGCGCTGGACCCTTCAGTCATCGACGCCCCGACGGTCCTGCGGATGGCCACCCTGGACGGCGCCCGCGCGCTCGGCCTCGACCACCTCGTCGGGTCCCTGGAACCCGGCAAACGCGCCGACCTCGTGCTGCTCCAGGACTCCGTGTGCGTCTCGGTCCTGCACGATCCGTGCGGCCAGCTCGTCTACGGCGCGTCCCCCCGCGCGGTCCGCTCGGTGTGGGTGGACGGCCGCCGCGTCGTGGCCGACCACGCGTGCACCACCGTGGACGAGGCGGAACAGATCGCGCGGAGCCGCGCCCTCGCCGCCCGCCTCGCCCAGGCCTCCGGCCTGCACGAGTCGGGCTTCTCCCGACTGGGCTCCACCTGA
- a CDS encoding ABC transporter ATP-binding protein, whose protein sequence is MTRRFGTVRALDPVTLTVGRGEFVSVIGPSGCGKSTLLRLASGLDEASSGVVETATDEVAYVFQDATLMPWRTVRRNVELLGELSGADREDVRVRAQAALESVGLADVAGRLPRQLSGGMRMRASLARALVMSPALFLFDEPFGALDEITRTRLNVQLMDLFVARGFGALFVTHSVEESVFLSNRVVVMSAGPGRITAEFTVPFAFPRPAELRYTAEFTGLAGKVARALEDAS, encoded by the coding sequence GTGACCCGTCGATTCGGGACGGTGCGGGCGCTCGACCCCGTGACGCTGACGGTCGGGCGGGGCGAGTTCGTCTCGGTCATCGGGCCGTCGGGGTGCGGGAAGTCCACGCTGCTGCGGCTCGCGTCCGGGCTGGACGAGGCGTCCTCCGGCGTGGTGGAGACCGCGACGGACGAGGTGGCCTATGTCTTCCAGGACGCCACCCTGATGCCGTGGCGGACGGTCCGGCGCAATGTGGAACTGCTCGGTGAGCTGTCCGGGGCCGACCGCGAGGACGTGCGGGTGCGCGCGCAGGCGGCGCTGGAGTCGGTGGGGCTCGCCGACGTCGCCGGGCGGCTGCCCCGGCAGCTGTCCGGCGGGATGCGGATGCGGGCCAGTCTCGCGCGGGCCCTCGTCATGTCGCCCGCTCTGTTCCTGTTCGACGAGCCGTTCGGCGCGCTGGACGAGATCACGCGGACCCGGCTGAACGTCCAGCTCATGGACCTGTTCGTGGCACGCGGCTTCGGCGCGCTGTTCGTCACCCACTCCGTCGAGGAGTCGGTGTTCCTGTCGAACCGGGTCGTCGTGATGTCGGCCGGACCGGGCCGGATCACCGCCGAGTTCACCGTTCCGTTCGCCTTCCCGCGCCCGGCGGAACTGCGCTACACGGCGGAGTTCACCGGCCTCGCGGGGAAGGTGGCGCGGGCGCTGGAGGACGCGTCATGA
- a CDS encoding cellulase family glycosylhydrolase, whose translation MPVRQALGRIGLGGALVLAGIAAPVVEAGPAYADGAPPPAITDDLGRTLILHGLNTASSAKGPSGLPWIDRDDVAREARDMGTNSVRYLIQWKNVEPEPGRYDDAYLDAVAERVAWYREQGMHVILDMHQDVYGPAACDGAGNGAPAWATVTDGLPCTPQDPWVLTYVQPAVLRAFDNFWNHRGTHPELRQRYAAMWRHVAERFADEPAVLGYDLMNEPFGGTRHFGFFEGPVLTPFYQQVVDAIREVDANGWIFVEPESLNANQGAPSSLGVVADPRPGTPRIVFAPHFYPGGVDLGGSYDGVAKALVRAQFALWKRNMPAAARRLGTPMWLGEVGGMGQGASGAADFTRDWLAMADDLGIGWSYWSNDPGSSGVIDGGGGPTIFTGLLARPYARAIAGPLTAMSYSAGTLTVSWRTVPGVGGPTEIWFPSAPRITSTDPAGTWTSAWDETRHVLSVWADPGTAAHTVTVTP comes from the coding sequence ATGCCCGTTCGTCAGGCTTTGGGCCGGATCGGCCTGGGCGGTGCGCTGGTCCTCGCGGGGATCGCGGCACCCGTGGTGGAGGCCGGTCCCGCCTACGCGGACGGCGCGCCGCCGCCCGCCATCACCGACGACCTCGGCCGGACCCTGATCCTGCACGGCCTCAACACCGCGAGCAGCGCCAAAGGCCCGAGCGGGCTGCCGTGGATCGACCGCGACGACGTCGCCCGCGAGGCCCGCGACATGGGCACGAACTCCGTGCGGTACCTGATCCAGTGGAAGAACGTCGAGCCGGAACCCGGCCGGTACGACGACGCGTATCTGGACGCCGTCGCCGAGCGGGTGGCCTGGTATCGGGAACAGGGCATGCACGTCATCCTGGACATGCATCAGGACGTCTACGGCCCCGCCGCGTGCGACGGCGCGGGCAACGGCGCACCCGCGTGGGCCACGGTGACCGACGGTCTGCCGTGCACGCCGCAGGATCCGTGGGTGCTGACCTATGTCCAGCCCGCCGTGCTGCGCGCCTTCGACAACTTCTGGAACCACCGCGGGACGCATCCGGAGCTGAGGCAGCGGTACGCGGCGATGTGGCGGCACGTGGCGGAGCGCTTCGCCGACGAGCCCGCCGTCCTGGGCTATGACCTGATGAACGAGCCGTTCGGCGGGACCCGGCACTTCGGCTTCTTCGAGGGTCCGGTTCTCACGCCCTTCTACCAGCAGGTCGTCGACGCGATCCGCGAGGTCGACGCCAACGGCTGGATCTTCGTGGAGCCGGAGTCGCTCAACGCCAACCAGGGCGCCCCGTCGTCGCTCGGTGTCGTCGCGGACCCGCGCCCGGGGACGCCCCGGATCGTCTTCGCGCCGCACTTCTACCCGGGCGGGGTCGATCTCGGCGGTTCCTACGACGGCGTCGCGAAGGCGCTCGTGCGTGCGCAGTTCGCCCTGTGGAAACGGAACATGCCGGCCGCGGCGCGGCGCCTGGGCACCCCGATGTGGCTCGGGGAGGTCGGCGGCATGGGGCAGGGCGCGTCAGGCGCGGCCGACTTCACCCGCGACTGGCTCGCCATGGCCGACGACCTCGGCATCGGCTGGTCCTACTGGTCCAACGACCCGGGATCGTCCGGGGTCATCGACGGCGGGGGAGGGCCGACGATCTTCACCGGGCTCCTGGCCCGTCCCTACGCCCGCGCGATCGCCGGCCCGCTCACCGCGATGTCGTACTCCGCCGGCACCCTGACGGTCTCGTGGCGGACCGTGCCCGGCGTCGGCGGCCCGACGGAGATCTGGTTCCCGTCGGCGCCGCGGATCACCTCCACCGATCCGGCCGGCACCTGGACGTCGGCCTGGGACGAGACCCGCCATGTCCTGTCCGTCTGGGCCGACCCCGGCACGGCCGCCCACACCGTCACCGTCACGCCGTGA
- a CDS encoding YbfB/YjiJ family MFS transporter, whose product MRSPIAQAVRLAFGTASALGLARFAYGLLLPAMREDLGWSLAQAGALSAANGFGYLLGALLTPLAVRRAGDAAAFRWSILLTAAALAATAATGSYPVLLALRAAAGLTGAVVFITGGVIAARLAARVASGAPLTLYFAGTGLGIALSGAVVPALGGHWRTAWLVLGAAGAAAAAVSWSAAPAGAAPPSAAAGRARVRPLWRVAVAYLLFATGYITYITFLSAYLADRHASVAQVTLIWTVLGLAVVAAPVLWSGPLTTWPGGRALAVLLALLGGGAALALVSPALPVVLASALVYGATFMCVPAAVTALIRGRTEPGDWTATLAAFTMLFALGQTAGPWLAGVLADRTSTDATLAWTAALCTAAALVAAAVRPPPGPASLLPVPAGRTAPEQGEHQ is encoded by the coding sequence ATGAGGTCGCCCATCGCGCAGGCGGTCCGGCTGGCCTTCGGGACCGCCTCGGCGCTCGGCCTCGCCCGGTTCGCCTACGGGCTGCTGCTGCCCGCCATGCGCGAAGACCTGGGGTGGAGCCTCGCGCAGGCGGGGGCGCTCAGCGCCGCCAACGGATTCGGCTACCTCCTCGGCGCGCTGCTCACCCCCCTCGCCGTGCGGCGCGCGGGCGACGCCGCCGCCTTCCGCTGGAGCATCCTCCTCACCGCCGCGGCACTCGCGGCCACCGCCGCCACCGGCTCCTACCCCGTGCTGCTCGCCCTCCGAGCGGCGGCGGGCCTGACGGGAGCCGTCGTCTTCATCACCGGCGGCGTCATCGCCGCGCGCCTCGCCGCACGGGTCGCCTCCGGCGCGCCGCTCACCCTGTACTTCGCCGGAACCGGCCTCGGCATCGCGCTCAGCGGCGCGGTCGTCCCCGCGCTGGGCGGGCACTGGCGCACGGCCTGGCTCGTCCTCGGCGCGGCGGGGGCCGCGGCGGCCGCGGTGAGCTGGTCGGCCGCCCCCGCGGGGGCGGCGCCGCCCTCCGCGGCGGCCGGACGGGCCCGGGTCCGTCCGCTGTGGCGCGTCGCCGTCGCGTACCTGCTGTTCGCCACCGGATACATCACCTACATCACCTTCCTGTCGGCCTACCTCGCCGACCGGCACGCCTCGGTCGCCCAGGTGACGCTCATCTGGACCGTCCTCGGCCTCGCCGTCGTGGCCGCGCCCGTCCTCTGGAGCGGGCCCCTCACCACCTGGCCGGGCGGGCGCGCCCTCGCCGTCCTGCTCGCCCTCCTCGGCGGCGGCGCCGCCTTGGCACTCGTCTCCCCCGCGCTCCCGGTCGTGCTCGCGTCCGCGCTCGTCTACGGGGCCACCTTCATGTGCGTGCCCGCCGCGGTCACCGCGCTCATCCGCGGCCGCACCGAGCCCGGCGACTGGACGGCCACTCTGGCGGCCTTCACGATGCTGTTCGCCCTCGGCCAGACGGCCGGCCCCTGGCTCGCCGGAGTCCTGGCCGACCGCACCTCGACCGACGCGACCCTCGCGTGGACCGCGGCCCTGTGCACCGCCGCGGCCCTCGTCGCCGCCGCCGTCCGGCCCCCTCCGGGCCCGGCGTCCCTTCTTCCGGTCCCCGCGGGCCGGACCGCACCCGAACAAGGAGAACACCAGTGA
- a CDS encoding SAM-dependent methyltransferase — protein sequence MSEPLHRIDGRVPNFARVMDYLEGGKDHFAVDRKVGDELLGIAPDLPVIVAEQRRFLRRAIARLAEEGIRQYVDIGCGLPTCGSPHEILQDLGVDARVAYVDEDPVVVVHGRAILDNSGKVVTPGRPLVRVLQGDPRDPDGILDHPELTGFLDPAKPTAVLVRNILAVMDDATAATVAGRLVDRLSPGDRFLLIHVVRDSAERKSADMTRLFTDEGLLDEGRGQVRTLAQIQALLDGLDLLPPGLVPLPAWHPEPAPHAVAPDAFWSVGAVGRKP from the coding sequence ATGAGTGAGCCTCTGCACCGGATCGATGGGAGAGTCCCCAACTTCGCGCGCGTGATGGACTACCTCGAAGGCGGAAAGGACCACTTCGCGGTCGATCGGAAGGTGGGCGACGAACTCCTCGGGATCGCCCCCGACCTGCCGGTCATCGTCGCCGAGCAGCGCAGGTTCCTGCGCCGGGCGATCGCCCGCCTCGCCGAGGAGGGGATCCGCCAGTACGTCGACATCGGCTGCGGGCTGCCCACCTGCGGCAGCCCCCACGAGATCCTCCAGGACCTCGGCGTCGACGCCCGCGTCGCCTACGTCGACGAGGATCCGGTCGTCGTGGTGCACGGGCGCGCGATCCTCGACAACAGCGGCAAGGTCGTCACGCCGGGCCGCCCGCTCGTCCGGGTACTGCAGGGCGACCCCCGGGACCCCGACGGCATCCTCGACCACCCGGAACTGACCGGGTTCCTCGACCCCGCGAAGCCGACCGCGGTCCTGGTGCGCAACATCCTCGCCGTCATGGACGACGCCACGGCCGCGACCGTGGCCGGGCGCCTCGTCGACCGGCTCTCCCCCGGCGACCGCTTCCTGCTCATCCACGTCGTCCGCGACTCCGCCGAACGCAAATCCGCGGACATGACCAGGCTCTTCACCGACGAGGGCCTGCTCGACGAAGGCCGCGGCCAGGTCCGCACCCTCGCCCAGATCCAGGCCCTCCTGGACGGCCTCGACCTCCTGCCCCCCGGCCTGGTCCCCCTCCCCGCCTGGCACCCCGAGCCCGCCCCGCACGCCGTCGCCCCGGACGCCTTCTGGAGCGTCGGCGCGGTCGGCCGCAAACCCTAA
- a CDS encoding crotonase/enoyl-CoA hydratase family protein, giving the protein MVDSSERVTVSVTDGVADVRLNRPEKRNALDLETFAALALAGERLKTEPGVRVVVLSGEGPDFCAGLDFTAFQAMRDGQPFSAPAKLPPSTGPARAVAQRAVYVWTELPVPVIAAVRGNALGGGLQITLGADIRIVSPDARLSVFEAAWGLIPDMTGTQLLPELVGRDVAKELTFTARVVSGEEAARIGLATRTDPDPLAAAFTMAGEIARHNPDAIRAAKRLLELAGRTDLASGFAAEQKEIAALIGSPNQVEAVAARFEKRPPRFKDI; this is encoded by the coding sequence ATGGTGGATTCGTCCGAGAGGGTCACCGTCTCGGTGACCGATGGGGTCGCCGACGTCCGGTTGAACCGGCCTGAGAAGCGCAACGCGCTCGACCTGGAGACGTTCGCGGCGCTAGCGCTGGCCGGAGAGCGGTTGAAGACCGAGCCTGGCGTGCGCGTGGTGGTGCTCTCGGGAGAGGGCCCGGACTTCTGCGCGGGGCTGGACTTCACCGCCTTCCAGGCCATGCGGGACGGGCAGCCGTTCTCCGCGCCCGCGAAGCTCCCGCCCTCGACCGGGCCCGCGCGGGCCGTCGCCCAGCGCGCGGTGTACGTGTGGACCGAACTGCCCGTGCCGGTGATCGCCGCGGTGCGCGGCAACGCGCTCGGCGGGGGCCTGCAGATCACCCTCGGCGCCGACATCAGGATCGTGAGCCCGGACGCCCGGCTCAGCGTCTTCGAGGCGGCCTGGGGCCTCATCCCGGACATGACCGGCACGCAACTGCTCCCCGAACTCGTCGGCCGGGACGTCGCGAAGGAACTGACCTTCACCGCGCGCGTCGTCAGCGGCGAGGAGGCCGCCCGCATCGGGCTGGCCACCCGCACCGACCCCGACCCGCTCGCGGCGGCGTTCACCATGGCCGGCGAGATCGCCCGGCACAACCCGGACGCCATCCGCGCGGCGAAGCGGCTGCTCGAACTGGCCGGCCGCACCGACCTCGCCTCCGGATTCGCCGCCGAGCAGAAGGAGATCGCCGCCCTGATCGGCAGCCCGAACCAGGTAGAGGCCGTCGCCGCCAGATTCGAAAAGCGCCCACCGCGCTTCAAGGACATCTGA
- a CDS encoding phytanoyl-CoA dioxygenase family protein: MTDPQVHRLEDLATDLARTHRSDHGGDRGVDAGRLESELTALRRDGYVVLPDLLSSAELDGLRAAVTPLLGPRGRNAFEGHRTRRVYSVLAKTRAADRLVDHPHVLALLDRLLRPNYLLSQLQIISIGPGEDAQLPHPDDGFYPVPRPRKALSVATIWALDDFTEENGATVVVPGSHRWPDGRQPVDADPRTAAVMPAGSCILFLGTLWHGGGANRTGRPRLAATAQYCEPWLRTQEAFALSTPRDTARAVSPDIRRMLGYSIHPPFIGAVDGLHPSRLLDPQTP, encoded by the coding sequence ATGACCGATCCGCAGGTGCACCGGCTGGAGGACCTCGCCACCGACCTGGCCAGGACGCACCGTTCCGACCACGGCGGCGATCGCGGCGTGGACGCCGGAAGGCTGGAGTCCGAGCTGACGGCGTTGCGCCGCGACGGCTACGTGGTACTGCCCGACCTGCTGTCGAGCGCGGAGCTGGACGGGCTGCGCGCCGCCGTGACGCCGCTCCTCGGGCCGCGCGGCCGCAACGCGTTCGAGGGACATCGCACCCGGCGGGTGTACAGCGTGCTCGCCAAGACCCGCGCCGCCGACCGCCTCGTCGACCATCCGCACGTGCTGGCCCTGCTGGACCGGCTGCTCCGGCCCAACTACCTGCTCTCCCAACTCCAGATCATCAGCATCGGACCCGGCGAGGACGCCCAGCTCCCGCACCCCGACGACGGCTTCTATCCGGTGCCGAGGCCCCGCAAGGCGCTGTCCGTGGCGACCATCTGGGCGCTCGACGACTTCACCGAGGAGAACGGCGCCACCGTCGTCGTGCCCGGCAGCCACCGCTGGCCCGACGGACGGCAACCCGTCGACGCCGACCCGCGTACCGCCGCCGTCATGCCCGCCGGATCCTGCATCCTGTTCCTCGGCACCCTCTGGCACGGCGGCGGCGCCAACCGCACCGGCCGTCCCAGGCTGGCCGCCACCGCCCAGTACTGCGAGCCATGGCTGCGCACCCAGGAGGCGTTCGCCCTGTCCACCCCGCGCGACACCGCCCGCGCCGTCTCCCCCGACATCCGCCGCATGCTCGGCTACAGCATCCACCCCCCGTTCATCGGCGCCGTGGACGGCCTCCACCCCTCCCGCCTCCTGGACCCGCAGACCCCGTAG